One Methanococcus voltae genomic region harbors:
- the mtrC gene encoding tetrahydromethanopterin S-methyltransferase subunit MtrC: MSHGGGGHAAELFPETQVLGIGLVLSLVGMYIANFLPEYAMLIGGALTVPACVAGANTTRKVAAYGLGTGVPSIGMVSLGMGTLSALAAVYLPVAFGIDSMATPIIAVIVSLAIGAIVGKLTQNPVGMKVPIIVSSMIKLSLMGALSILGFCTAFAGGFSANVFIPGAIETGMIGLAFIAAGIAILHPFNACLGPNESHRRTMYLAIACGLLAWLVFAISKLDAISTVISAVLWVATYAMFVKMSLNDASDVLYTPELPKKEE; this comes from the coding sequence ATGTCACATGGTGGCGGAGGACACGCAGCAGAACTATTCCCTGAAACTCAAGTTCTCGGGATTGGTCTTGTATTATCATTAGTTGGAATGTATATTGCAAACTTTCTTCCAGAATATGCAATGTTAATAGGTGGAGCATTAACTGTTCCAGCGTGTGTAGCGGGAGCTAACACAACAAGAAAAGTAGCAGCATACGGTTTAGGTACCGGTGTTCCTTCAATTGGTATGGTAAGTTTAGGTATGGGTACATTATCAGCACTTGCAGCGGTATATTTACCAGTAGCATTTGGTATTGATTCAATGGCTACACCGATAATTGCAGTTATTGTATCATTAGCAATTGGTGCGATTGTAGGTAAGTTAACACAAAACCCTGTAGGTATGAAAGTACCTATTATCGTATCAAGTATGATAAAATTATCATTAATGGGTGCTTTATCAATTTTGGGATTCTGTACTGCATTTGCAGGCGGATTTTCAGCAAACGTATTTATTCCAGGTGCAATAGAAACAGGAATGATTGGTTTAGCATTTATTGCAGCAGGTATTGCAATTTTACACCCATTCAACGCATGTTTAGGACCTAATGAAAGTCACAGAAGAACAATGTACCTTGCAATTGCTTGTGGTTTATTAGCATGGTTAGTATTCGCAATCTCAAAATTAGATGCAATATCAACTGTTATCTCAGCAGTGTTATGGGTTGCTACATATGCTATGTTTGTAAAAATGTCTTTGAACGATGCTTCAGATGTTTTATACACACCAGAATTGCCTAAGAAAGAAGAATAA
- the mtrA gene encoding tetrahydromethanopterin S-methyltransferase subunit A: MADKKAPAAGWPVANGEYVVGNPESCVAVVTLGSHGLDEAAIEAGAAISGPCHTENLGIEKVIVNYISNPNIRFMVVTGSEVQGHITGQCFKALYENGIGDDGGIIGAKGAIPFMENVGKEPVARFQNQIVELIDMIDSEDKGKIQQTVKDCISKDPGATDEEAMVIDLEGKAGEAGEDSGDGFAIEGIPTVSEPDLEYIRKLNESLDYKVGLTTRDLGLASGVQSESLTGLLYGMMFALVFVAIPLILKIGF; encoded by the coding sequence ATGGCAGATAAAAAAGCCCCTGCAGCAGGATGGCCTGTTGCTAATGGTGAATATGTTGTAGGTAATCCTGAAAGCTGTGTAGCTGTTGTTACATTGGGTTCACACGGATTAGATGAAGCAGCTATCGAAGCAGGTGCAGCTATCTCAGGACCTTGCCACACAGAAAACTTGGGTATTGAAAAAGTTATTGTTAACTACATTTCAAATCCTAACATCAGATTTATGGTTGTGACAGGTTCAGAAGTTCAAGGACACATTACAGGACAATGTTTCAAAGCTCTCTATGAAAACGGAATTGGTGACGATGGTGGTATTATCGGCGCTAAAGGAGCTATTCCTTTCATGGAAAACGTTGGAAAAGAACCAGTTGCAAGATTCCAAAATCAAATCGTTGAATTAATTGATATGATTGATTCAGAAGATAAAGGAAAAATTCAACAAACAGTTAAAGACTGTATCTCCAAAGACCCTGGTGCAACAGATGAAGAAGCTATGGTTATAGACCTTGAGGGTAAAGCTGGTGAAGCAGGAGAAGATTCAGGCGATGGTTTCGCTATCGAAGGTATCCCTACTGTATCAGAACCAGACCTTGAATATATAAGGAAATTAAACGAAAGTCTCGACTATAAAGTGGGCCTAACTACAAGAGATTTAGGTCTTGCTTCTGGAGTTCAGTCTGAAAGCCTCACCGGTTTATTATATGGTATGATGTTTGCATTAGTATTCGTTGCAATACCATTAATATTAAAAATTGGATTTTAA
- the mtrH gene encoding tetrahydromethanopterin S-methyltransferase subunit H: MFKFDKEQEIIELAGARFGGQPGECPTALSGTIFYARHKIVEDPKKGIFDKAAAEELINKQAEMQDITGNSALVQVFGGSEEALVNYIDFVADVWDGPMLLDSTSGKARMAAATRATEAGFAGQCVYNSINVSMDEEEFQNLVESDLEASIVLCFDPMDPSVEGKLNVLNNGGKTAETGMLELAEKAGIKHPLIDVAVTPMGNGAGQAVRASFAVKAKLGLPVGSGIHNIPSAWDWLREFRKGLRENDKAQLSKDVHHVCDIGANIVQTMASGDFVLYGPIDNSELAFPAVAMTDMIIAETAKDLGTTPDEKHPLNKLI; the protein is encoded by the coding sequence ATGTTCAAATTCGACAAAGAACAGGAAATTATTGAATTAGCTGGTGCAAGATTTGGAGGACAACCAGGAGAATGTCCTACCGCATTATCCGGTACCATATTTTACGCAAGACACAAAATTGTAGAAGATCCTAAAAAAGGTATCTTCGATAAAGCTGCTGCTGAAGAATTAATCAACAAGCAAGCTGAAATGCAAGATATCACAGGTAACTCAGCATTAGTACAAGTATTCGGTGGTTCAGAAGAAGCACTCGTTAACTATATTGACTTCGTAGCTGATGTATGGGACGGACCTATGTTATTGGACTCAACATCCGGTAAAGCAAGAATGGCTGCAGCTACAAGAGCTACAGAAGCTGGATTTGCTGGACAATGTGTTTACAACTCAATCAACGTTTCAATGGACGAAGAAGAGTTCCAAAACTTAGTTGAAAGTGACCTTGAAGCTTCAATCGTTTTATGTTTCGACCCAATGGACCCTTCAGTAGAAGGTAAATTGAACGTTTTAAACAACGGTGGTAAAACAGCTGAAACAGGTATGTTAGAACTCGCTGAAAAAGCAGGTATCAAACACCCATTAATTGACGTTGCTGTAACCCCTATGGGTAACGGTGCAGGTCAAGCTGTAAGAGCTTCATTTGCTGTTAAAGCAAAATTAGGTTTACCAGTAGGTAGCGGTATACACAACATCCCATCAGCATGGGACTGGTTAAGAGAATTCAGAAAAGGATTAAGAGAAAACGACAAAGCACAGTTATCAAAAGACGTACACCACGTATGTGACATTGGTGCTAACATTGTACAAACAATGGCTTCAGGAGACTTCGTTCTCTACGGTCCAATCGACAACTCAGAATTAGCATTCCCAGCTGTTGCAATGACAGATATGATTATTGCTGAAACCGCTAAAGATTTAGGTACAACACCTGATGAGAAACACCCATTAAACAAATTAATTTAA
- the mtrG gene encoding tetrahydromethanopterin S-methyltransferase subunit MtrG: MAEIPTVITPNKEFKELQKKLDEVEDRVERTNAEIFQRTGQKTGRDVGIVLGFAVGTVLLYSLAGALQFFNLIK, encoded by the coding sequence ATGGCTGAAATTCCTACAGTAATAACACCAAACAAGGAATTCAAAGAATTACAGAAAAAACTTGACGAAGTTGAAGATAGAGTTGAAAGAACAAATGCTGAAATCTTCCAAAGAACAGGTCAAAAAACAGGAAGAGATGTAGGTATTGTACTTGGTTTCGCAGTTGGAACCGTTTTATTATACTCATTAGCAGGAGCTTTGCAGTTCTTCAATCTTATAAAATAA
- the mtrD gene encoding tetrahydromethanopterin S-methyltransferase subunit D, with the protein MDISSIILPLVEITLAGAIINASVHFVPVGGAPAAMATSTGVGTGTTQLAAGAGFTGLLAAAGMAAQPGIMISNPVHALLIMLSGAVGAMIMLGLTMLIGQLIYVYGVGIVPAADKCDVDPITKDPQSAFITPGTTGHGIPTVCFVSGLIGAALGGIGGGMAYVGLLGLGFTIPAIAGVLAIGFFFMNAVLASYNIGGTIEGFHDPKFKKMPNGVIASTVSSLVAAIILIGMSMGL; encoded by the coding sequence ATGGATATTTCAAGTATTATATTACCTCTTGTTGAAATCACCCTTGCAGGAGCAATTATTAACGCAAGTGTTCACTTTGTTCCAGTAGGTGGTGCACCAGCTGCGATGGCTACTTCAACCGGGGTAGGTACCGGTACAACTCAGTTGGCTGCAGGTGCAGGTTTCACAGGTTTATTAGCGGCTGCAGGAATGGCTGCACAACCTGGCATAATGATAAGCAACCCAGTTCACGCACTCTTGATTATGTTATCAGGTGCTGTTGGTGCTATGATTATGTTAGGATTAACTATGTTAATCGGTCAGTTAATTTACGTTTACGGTGTTGGTATTGTACCAGCAGCTGATAAATGTGATGTTGACCCTATCACAAAAGACCCACAAAGTGCATTTATCACACCAGGTACAACTGGTCACGGTATTCCAACAGTTTGTTTCGTTAGCGGATTAATCGGAGCAGCTTTAGGTGGAATCGGTGGAGGAATGGCTTATGTAGGTCTTTTAGGATTAGGATTTACAATACCTGCAATTGCGGGAGTATTAGCAATTGGATTCTTCTTCATGAATGCAGTTCTTGCTTCATACAACATTGGTGGTACCATTGAAGGTTTCCACGATCCTAAATTTAAGAAAATGCCTAATGGAGTTATTGCTTCGACAGTGTCATCATTAGTTGCAGCTATAATATTAATAGGAATGTCAATGGGACTTTAA
- a CDS encoding tetrahydromethanopterin S-methyltransferase subunit B: MEIVKVCPDINVVLDIDTGLIAEMRKDILVTDLKPVSAEIEQLEKLAIALENSLDPRNAPMKSYAGREGTYKTGGLFQGMFFGFWIALSILMLAVFLIIKTDLSLIGL, from the coding sequence ATGGAAATTGTTAAAGTATGTCCCGATATAAATGTAGTATTGGACATCGATACAGGTTTAATTGCAGAAATGAGAAAAGATATTCTTGTTACTGATTTAAAACCTGTTTCAGCAGAAATAGAACAATTAGAAAAACTTGCGATAGCATTGGAAAATTCATTAGACCCAAGAAACGCACCAATGAAATCATACGCTGGTAGAGAAGGTACATACAAAACTGGTGGTTTATTCCAAGGTATGTTCTTCGGTTTCTGGATTGCCTTGTCAATTTTAATGCTCGCAGTATTCTTAATCATTAAAACGGATTTAAGCCTAATCGGTCTCTAA
- the mtrA gene encoding tetrahydromethanopterin S-methyltransferase subunit A, with product MADKKAPAAGWPVANGEYVVGNPESCVAVVTLGSHGLDEAAIEAGAAISGPCHTENLGIEKVIVNYISNPNIRFMVVTGSEVQGHITGQCFKALYENGIGDDGGIIGAKGAIPFMENVGKEPVARFQNQIVELIDMIDSEDKGKIQQTVKDCISKDPGAFEEEAMVIDLEGKAGGAGEEEGSSVKMTSPEMAIIESRMRIISKQIEQAAIVNKYNSGYYNGKIQGIAIGLFLSLLIYSMLLI from the coding sequence ATGGCAGATAAAAAAGCCCCTGCAGCAGGATGGCCTGTTGCTAATGGTGAATATGTTGTAGGTAATCCTGAAAGCTGTGTAGCTGTTGTTACATTGGGTTCACACGGATTAGATGAAGCAGCTATCGAAGCAGGTGCAGCTATCTCAGGACCTTGCCACACAGAAAACTTGGGTATTGAAAAAGTTATTGTTAACTACATTTCAAATCCTAACATCAGATTTATGGTTGTGACAGGTTCAGAAGTTCAAGGACACATTACAGGACAATGTTTCAAAGCTCTCTATGAAAACGGAATTGGTGACGATGGTGGTATTATCGGCGCTAAAGGAGCTATTCCTTTCATGGAAAACGTTGGAAAAGAACCAGTTGCAAGATTCCAAAATCAAATCGTTGAATTAATTGATATGATTGATTCAGAAGATAAAGGAAAAATTCAACAAACAGTTAAAGACTGTATCTCCAAAGACCCTGGTGCATTCGAAGAAGAAGCTATGGTTATAGACCTTGAGGGTAAAGCAGGCGGAGCTGGAGAAGAAGAAGGTTCATCAGTTAAAATGACATCCCCAGAAATGGCAATTATCGAATCAAGAATGAGAATCATCTCAAAACAGATCGAACAAGCTGCAATTGTTAACAAATACAACTCTGGATACTATAACGGTAAAATCCAAGGTATTGCAATAGGCTTATTCTTGTCACTTCTCATATACAGTATGTTATTAATCTAA
- a CDS encoding DUF749 domain-containing protein, with protein sequence MESCKCGNFIAKLLTIIDSNEVLDSPEISGTMRAKANRENIDLYSKNHTVAILNIQGTDSYQIYFLKKNMDVNDIEEDLRKFGAVLNHDSKLILKNYIEMMSDEGCKRD encoded by the coding sequence ATGGAAAGTTGCAAATGTGGAAATTTCATAGCTAAACTACTTACAATAATAGACTCTAATGAAGTTTTAGATTCTCCGGAAATCTCGGGAACTATGCGAGCTAAGGCCAACAGGGAGAATATAGACTTGTATTCTAAAAACCATACTGTGGCTATATTAAATATCCAAGGTACTGACAGCTATCAAATTTATTTTTTGAAGAAAAATATGGATGTTAATGATATTGAAGAAGATTTGCGGAAATTTGGGGCTGTTTTAAATCATGATTCTAAATTAATACTAAAAAATTACATTGAGATGATGAGCGATGAAGGATGCAAAAGGGATTGA
- a CDS encoding DUF2096 family protein, whose translation MKDAKGIDKKWVVLNNLTLELSRKRPIPKEYFDRLRIANNIITYYILDEHADFSVLMDAEKEISVLQGALFGMCDEKMAKDFLDKLGKASRGELDVEFPLKQTPYNPEVKKRKATEVIRVKMPFELHPEILGELSEDNGLIFSQSEEEDLKILIEGEKSKIMTALKDLAVIWKFNSLN comes from the coding sequence ATGAAGGATGCAAAAGGGATTGATAAGAAATGGGTAGTTTTAAACAACTTAACTTTAGAACTTTCAAGAAAGAGGCCTATTCCAAAAGAATATTTTGATAGATTAAGAATTGCAAATAATATTATAACGTATTATATTTTAGACGAGCACGCAGATTTTAGTGTATTGATGGATGCTGAAAAAGAGATTTCGGTGTTACAAGGTGCACTATTTGGTATGTGTGACGAAAAAATGGCTAAAGATTTTTTGGATAAACTTGGAAAAGCTTCAAGAGGGGAGTTAGATGTTGAATTTCCATTAAAACAAACTCCTTATAATCCAGAAGTTAAAAAAAGAAAGGCAACTGAAGTTATCCGTGTAAAAATGCCTTTTGAATTGCATCCTGAAATTTTAGGGGAACTTAGTGAGGATAATGGATTGATATTCTCACAAAGTGAAGAGGAAGATCTTAAAATACTTATCGAAGGGGAAAAATCCAAAATAATGACTGCTTTAAAAGATTTGGCAGTAATTTGGAAATTTAATAGTTTAAATTAA
- the mtrE gene encoding tetrahydromethanopterin S-methyltransferase subunit E, with protein MDPTLLTLGALALAGAAATVSGCAEDLESDVGSQSNPNSQVQLGPQMGNIHRYFNKAISGEPVSYGLYVAVAGAVAWALMNGGYNPILGLIVGSGVGAITHGAYSLSAYLGRIVGQSKNFNQPVYMDVISTHMGPMMGHGFIAIFTMLLAAYLATLALGNPFPLPLVALIFGITVGAIGSSTGDVHYGAEREYQKYAFGGGIPVANQGDIDIKAETGIRNGLDSSYFCSRLGGPLTGLCFGLIIFLDGWRTVTGNIIGDLMGADLVMKAVIAIILGTLLVIGAAIINRKVEVYARNKYGPYK; from the coding sequence ATGGATCCAACATTATTAACCCTTGGAGCCCTAGCCTTGGCAGGTGCTGCCGCAACTGTTTCCGGTTGTGCAGAAGACTTAGAATCTGATGTAGGTTCACAGTCTAACCCTAACTCTCAGGTGCAATTAGGTCCTCAAATGGGTAACATACACAGATATTTCAACAAAGCTATCTCCGGTGAACCTGTATCCTACGGTTTATACGTAGCAGTTGCAGGAGCTGTAGCATGGGCTTTAATGAATGGCGGATACAATCCAATCTTAGGTTTAATAGTAGGTTCAGGAGTAGGTGCAATTACACATGGTGCATATTCATTGAGCGCATACTTAGGTAGAATTGTAGGTCAGTCCAAAAACTTTAACCAACCAGTATACATGGACGTTATAAGTACACACATGGGTCCTATGATGGGACACGGTTTTATAGCAATTTTCACTATGTTATTAGCAGCTTACTTAGCTACATTAGCATTAGGTAATCCATTCCCATTGCCATTGGTAGCTTTAATCTTCGGTATCACAGTTGGTGCTATCGGTTCATCAACCGGTGACGTTCACTATGGTGCTGAAAGAGAATACCAAAAATACGCTTTCGGTGGTGGTATTCCTGTTGCTAACCAAGGTGACATTGATATTAAAGCAGAAACTGGTATTAGAAATGGTTTAGATTCATCATACTTCTGTTCAAGACTCGGAGGTCCATTAACTGGTCTCTGTTTCGGTTTAATCATCTTCTTAGATGGTTGGAGAACCGTTACTGGTAACATTATCGGTGACTTGATGGGTGCAGACCTTGTTATGAAAGCAGTCATTGCAATTATATTAGGTACATTACTAGTAATTGGTGCTGCGATAATTAACAGAAAAGTAGAAGTATATGCAAGAAACAAGTACGGGCCATACAAATAA